A region from the Pseudomonas cucumis genome encodes:
- the surE gene encoding 5'/3'-nucleotidase SurE: MRILISNDDGVAAPGLAALYAALADYTECVVIAPDQDKSGASSSLTLDRPLHPQTLANGFISLNGTPTDCVHLGLNGLLELEPDMVVSGINLGANLGDDVLYSGTVAAALEGRFLGRPSFAFSFVSRQVENLPTAAYFARKLVEAHADLELPPRTVLNVNIPNLPLEHIRGIQLTRLGHRARAAAPMKVVDPRGKSGYWIAAAGDAEDGGPGTDFHAVMQGYVSITPLQLDRTFNDAFRSLDGWLEGLR, from the coding sequence ATGCGTATTCTGATTTCTAACGACGATGGGGTAGCCGCACCCGGTCTCGCCGCGCTTTATGCTGCGCTGGCGGATTACACCGAATGCGTGGTTATCGCCCCGGACCAGGACAAAAGCGGCGCCAGCAGCTCGCTGACGCTCGACCGTCCGTTGCACCCGCAAACCCTGGCCAACGGCTTTATCAGCCTCAACGGCACACCCACCGACTGCGTGCACCTGGGCCTTAACGGCTTGCTGGAACTCGAGCCGGACATGGTGGTTTCCGGCATCAACCTGGGGGCCAACCTGGGGGATGACGTGCTGTATTCCGGCACCGTGGCGGCGGCCCTCGAGGGGCGTTTCCTTGGGCGTCCTTCGTTTGCCTTTTCGTTCGTCTCACGGCAAGTAGAGAACCTTCCCACAGCCGCCTATTTTGCGCGCAAACTGGTAGAGGCTCACGCGGACCTTGAACTGCCACCGCGCACGGTACTGAATGTGAACATTCCCAACTTGCCGCTTGAGCACATCCGCGGTATCCAGCTGACCCGCCTCGGCCATCGCGCCCGCGCCGCGGCACCGATGAAAGTGGTCGACCCGCGCGGTAAATCCGGTTACTGGATCGCCGCCGCGGGGGACGCTGAAGATGGTGGCCCGGGCACCGATTTTCATGCGGTGATGCAAGGCTATGTTTCAATCACGCCACTGCAACTGGATCGCACCTTTAATGATGCCTTCAGAAGTCTCGATGGCTGGCTGGAGGGGCTGCGTTAA
- a CDS encoding protein-L-isoaspartate(D-aspartate) O-methyltransferase, which translates to MTSQRTRERLIQRLYEEGISNAKVLEVIRRTPRHLFVDEALAHRAYEDTALPIGHNQTISQPYMVARMSELLLEAGPLDKVMEIGTGSGYQTAVLSQLVERVFSVERIKVLQDRAKERLVELNLRNVVFRWGDGWEGWPALAPYNGIIVTAVATDVPQALLDQLAPGGRLVIPVGSGEVQQLMLIIREEQGFSRRVLGAVRFVPLLNGPLA; encoded by the coding sequence ATGACCTCTCAACGGACCCGTGAGCGTCTGATTCAGCGCCTTTATGAAGAAGGCATCTCCAACGCCAAGGTGCTGGAAGTCATTCGCCGTACACCTCGTCACCTGTTCGTCGACGAGGCACTGGCTCATCGTGCCTATGAAGATACGGCGCTGCCGATCGGGCATAACCAGACCATTTCCCAGCCTTATATGGTGGCGCGCATGAGCGAGCTGCTGCTGGAAGCCGGTCCATTGGACAAGGTAATGGAAATCGGCACCGGTTCGGGTTATCAGACGGCCGTGCTGTCGCAATTGGTCGAGCGGGTTTTTTCCGTGGAGCGCATCAAGGTGCTGCAAGACCGGGCCAAGGAGCGCCTGGTGGAACTGAACCTGCGCAACGTGGTATTTCGCTGGGGCGATGGTTGGGAAGGCTGGCCGGCACTGGCGCCTTACAACGGCATCATCGTCACCGCCGTGGCCACCGACGTGCCTCAGGCACTGCTCGATCAGTTGGCACCCGGCGGGCGACTGGTGATTCCGGTCGGCTCCGGTGAAGTTCAACAATTGATGTTGATCATCCGTGAGGAACAGGGCTTTTCCAGGCGTGTTCTGGGGGCGGTGCGCTTTGTGCCATTGCTCAATGGGCCGTTGGCCTGA
- the truD gene encoding tRNA pseudouridine(13) synthase TruD, with protein sequence MNEAQLLGPRAYGEALGSAVLKATAEDFQVDEVLDIPLSGDGEHLWIWVEKRGLNTEEAARRIAKAAGVPLRTVSYAGLKDRQALTRQWFSVQLPGKADPDLSAAENDTLKILKTGRHKRKLQRGAHSANGFTLRLTQFAGDKAAIEERLQLIAKQGIPNYFGAQRFGHDGGNVIDARAWAARKALPEQRNVRSRLLSTARSFLFNQVLAARVADGTWQRAQVGDLLAFTDSRSFFPAGEAECSDPRLAILDLHPTGPQWGEGDSPTSGAVHELEQAIAAREADLRDWLINAGMSHERRILRLPIGGLTWHYPQPDILQLEFVLPAGCFATVLVRELVDLVPVGQTDSPCVF encoded by the coding sequence ATGAACGAGGCGCAATTGCTTGGCCCCCGGGCCTATGGTGAGGCTCTCGGCAGCGCGGTACTGAAAGCCACAGCGGAAGATTTTCAGGTCGATGAGGTGCTTGATATCCCCCTGAGCGGCGATGGGGAACACCTGTGGATCTGGGTGGAAAAGCGCGGTCTGAATACCGAAGAAGCGGCACGGCGCATCGCCAAGGCGGCGGGTGTGCCGTTGCGCACCGTCAGCTATGCCGGCCTCAAGGACCGTCAGGCGCTGACTCGCCAGTGGTTCAGCGTGCAACTGCCGGGCAAGGCCGATCCTGATCTGTCGGCGGCGGAAAACGACACGCTGAAAATCCTTAAGACCGGTCGGCACAAGCGCAAACTGCAACGTGGTGCCCATTCGGCCAACGGCTTCACCTTGCGCTTGACCCAGTTCGCCGGTGACAAGGCGGCGATCGAAGAGCGTCTGCAACTGATCGCCAAGCAAGGTATTCCCAATTATTTCGGCGCCCAGCGTTTCGGACATGACGGCGGCAACGTCATCGACGCCCGTGCCTGGGCTGCGCGCAAGGCCCTGCCGGAGCAACGCAATGTGCGTTCGCGCCTACTCTCCACTGCGCGCAGTTTTCTGTTCAATCAAGTGTTGGCGGCGCGTGTCGCCGATGGCACCTGGCAGCGCGCTCAGGTGGGTGATCTGCTGGCGTTCACCGACAGCCGCAGTTTTTTCCCGGCCGGTGAAGCCGAATGCAGCGACCCGCGCTTGGCGATTCTCGACTTGCACCCGACCGGCCCGCAGTGGGGCGAAGGTGACTCGCCGACGTCAGGCGCTGTCCATGAACTGGAGCAGGCAATCGCCGCGCGCGAAGCGGATCTGCGCGATTGGTTGATTAACGCCGGAATGAGCCACGAACGTCGCATCCTGCGGCTGCCCATTGGCGGGTTGACGTGGCATTATCCCCAGCCTGACATTCTGCAACTGGAATTCGTCCTGCCGGCCGGATGCTTCGCCACCGTATTGGTGCGTGAACTCGTCGATCTGGTGCCGGTGGGGCAGACGGACAGCCCATGCGTATTCTGA